One region of Glycine max cultivar Williams 82 chromosome 9, Glycine_max_v4.0, whole genome shotgun sequence genomic DNA includes:
- the LOC100775761 gene encoding protein DEEPER ROOTING 1, producing the protein MKIFEWMQNRINGSNGKKKQSGSISTTSNYNMRHEPCKQEFSDWPQALLAIGTFGGNNLKEDSGGRSNNTAEDSSSFQDCTQEITLEDVGNLQNEFSIFFKGPNLAGEQEEHTNDLIKENESPCDGSNVSRGNFCPSNSIIFSRGKDCSLDHSSKKGVGKKSLSFLLKKMLACKSGFQPTPLFKDLLSTESRMEKILRAILHKKIYPQGSCSTTPFVKKYLEATPISDDGEDDDDEEELAAAAAENGCKWVKTDSEYIVLEI; encoded by the exons ATGAAG ATTTTTGAATGGATGCAAAACAGGATCAATGGGAGCaatggaaaaaagaaacaaagtggCTCAATTTCAACTACTAGTA ATTACAATATGAGGCATGAACCTTGCAAACAAGAGTTCAGTGACTGGCCTCAAGCACTCCTTGCTATCGGAACATTTGGGGGAAACAACTTGAAAGAAGATTCGGGTGGAAGGAGTAACAACACCGCAGAGGATTCGTCTTCCTTTCAGGATTGCACACAAGAGATCACTCTTGAAGATGTTGGCAATCTTCAGAATGAGTTCAGCATATTCTTTAAGGGGCCAAATTTGGCAGGTGAACAAGAAGAACACACCAATGATCTTATCAAAGAAAATGAGTCTCCTTGTGATGGCTCCAATGTTAGCCGTGGTAATTTCTGTCCAAGCAATAGTATAATATTCAGCAGGGGAAAAGATTGTAGTTTGGATCATAGCAGTAAGAAAGGTGTTGGGAAGaaatcactttcttttcttcttaagAAGATGCTTGCTTGCAAAAGTGGATTTCAACCTACCCCTTTGTTCAAAGATCTACTTTCCACTGAGTCCAGAATGGAAAAG ATTTTGAGGGCAATACTTCACAAAAAGATATATCCCCAAGGTTCATGTTCAACAACACCGTTTGTAAAGAAGTATCTTGAAGCCACACCAATTTCTGATGATGGggaggatgatgatgatgaagaggagCTTGCTGCTGCTGCAGCAGAAAATGGATGTAAATGGGTCAAGACTGATTCTGAAT aTATTGTTCTTGAGATATAA
- the LOC106794331 gene encoding uncharacterized protein At2g29880: MEDTNELLHLLVDAMNRGLRDANGSLSKQNVERSILPQLNAKTKFPKTYSHYLSRMKWFRNQYNMMSTLMRNNSGFGWDPIGKTFTAHEDVWKDYLKSHPSHSKLRGKSMVDYEYLKIVVGGGVSSGNNSISVDPDDTDATTFEPENRTVGIEEFSYDPNSDTFITPNNYEPAYQPPSPNQPSPPSHPPLDSEVPIEKQNCHKRRRSEYGGSSSAVGINNQGNALENLSVGIGTIAVNFEKISNMMEKREKDRDRDRELEGIIWDLS, translated from the exons ATGGAGGATACCAATGAGTTGTTGCACCTCTTGGTGGATGCTATGAATAGGGGGTTGCGTGATGCCAATGGGTCACTTAGCAAACAAAATGTAGAACGATCAATACTTCCTCAACTCAATGCAAAAACTAAATTCCCTAAAACTTATAGTCATTATTTGAGTCGGATGAAGTGGTTTCGAAACCAGTATAACATGATGTCAACCCTTATGCGCAACAACTCTGGCTTTGGATGGGACCCAATTGGAAAAACTTTCACTGCTCATGAGGATGTATGGAAAGATTACTTAAAG tcccaCCCAAGTCACAGCAAACTTCGAGGAAAAAGTATGGTTGATTATGAGTATTTGAAGATCGTTGTTGGGGGTGGAGTTTCTAGCGGGAATAATTCTATATCAGTCGATCCAGATGATACTGATGCAACAACTTTTGAGCCAGAAAATAGAACTGTTGGGATAGAAGAATTTTCATATGATCCTAATAGTGATACATTCATAACACCAAATAACTATGAACCAGCATATCAGCCTCCATCACCAAACCAACCAAGTCCACCATCACACCCCCCTTTAGATTCAGAGGTTCccatagaaaaacaaaactgtcacAAGCGAAGGAGATCCGAGTATGGAGGGAGTTCAAGCGCTGTTGGGATCAACAATCAAGGCAACGCTCTGGAAAATCTTTCTGTTGGCATTGGGACTATtgctgtgaattttgaaaaaatatccaacatgatggagaaaagagaaaaagatagagaTAGAGATAGAGAGCTCGAGGGTATTATTTGGgat TTATCGTGA